One Sulfolobus sp. S-194 DNA segment encodes these proteins:
- the nucS gene encoding endonuclease NucS, protein MTQVLLNPSLEEAYHFLVKNMYNNLITLFGDCEIQYEGRAYSHASLASRLIIIKVDGSVIVHEHTKREPINWQPPGSAIVVKKESGVLSIESIRKRPKERLYITLRRVYYLTSAEVNSGNFDIKGTEKDIVGLVLENPNLIEEGFKPIQREYRIPYGIVDLFGYDKFGTPFVLEFKRSKATLQAVSQLHRYYMFFLESYGKARGALVSPGISEKALNLIEKLGLEYIDANRIFDSITDSSRYTINISNIQRS, encoded by the coding sequence GTGACTCAAGTATTACTAAATCCTAGTTTGGAGGAAGCATATCATTTTCTTGTTAAAAATATGTATAACAATCTTATAACGCTATTTGGTGATTGTGAAATTCAATACGAAGGAAGAGCTTATTCTCATGCTTCTCTCGCTTCTAGGCTAATAATAATTAAGGTTGATGGTAGTGTAATTGTTCATGAACATACTAAAAGAGAGCCAATAAATTGGCAACCTCCAGGTAGTGCAATAGTCGTGAAAAAAGAGTCTGGGGTATTAAGTATAGAGTCTATAAGAAAGAGACCGAAAGAGAGACTATATATTACTCTTAGAAGAGTCTATTATCTTACCTCTGCTGAAGTAAATAGCGGTAATTTTGATATTAAAGGAACAGAGAAAGATATAGTAGGCTTAGTACTGGAAAATCCTAATTTGATAGAAGAAGGGTTTAAGCCAATACAGAGAGAATATAGAATACCTTATGGTATAGTTGATCTCTTTGGATATGACAAGTTTGGAACGCCTTTTGTATTAGAGTTTAAAAGGAGTAAAGCAACACTTCAAGCGGTATCTCAACTTCACAGATACTACATGTTCTTTTTGGAGAGTTATGGAAAGGCAAGAGGTGCATTAGTATCTCCCGGTATATCTGAAAAAGCTTTAAATCTGATTGAGAAGTTAGGATTAGAGTACATTGATGCCAATAGAATTTTTGATTCCATTACCGATTCTAGCAGATATACTATTAATATATCAAATATACAAAGAAGTTGA
- a CDS encoding (Fe-S)-binding protein yields the protein MGLEEELKKCVHCGFCLEACPTYVVTRSEVHSPRGRITAVKLNIPSEGIDTCMYCRRCELACPSGVIYSEIITRIRKPNTVQKVMLRILERPHLLPYFIRGEYAKKIPVKAEKPLEYRDNNEEIVLFPGCITSIFFKETVQKALNYLKSLGYRVKIYNGCCGLAHKNAGELNRSKELIEKLKKEFHGKTIVSLSSNCSAHMKENGLDVYDFPEFIIKFNLPLPKVEMRLTIHEPCHANILGLNKYTREVLNKMGIEISESDEPSFECGAGGDYFLFHEEISEKVMQVKKEKTLKSGVNTVVSTNPSCSLAFIKMGLKPIHVVDLL from the coding sequence ATGGGATTAGAAGAGGAACTAAAAAAATGTGTGCATTGTGGTTTTTGCCTAGAAGCTTGCCCTACTTATGTAGTGACAAGATCTGAAGTTCACTCTCCAAGAGGTAGAATAACTGCTGTAAAACTAAACATTCCTAGTGAGGGTATTGATACATGTATGTATTGTAGAAGATGTGAACTAGCATGTCCTAGCGGGGTAATATATTCTGAGATTATAACAAGAATTAGAAAACCAAATACAGTACAAAAAGTAATGTTAAGAATATTAGAGAGACCTCATCTTCTTCCTTATTTTATACGAGGAGAATACGCTAAAAAGATCCCAGTTAAGGCTGAGAAACCCCTAGAGTATAGAGACAATAATGAAGAGATAGTTCTCTTCCCAGGATGTATAACCTCAATTTTCTTTAAAGAAACTGTACAAAAAGCACTAAATTATTTGAAGAGTCTAGGCTATAGAGTAAAGATATATAACGGTTGTTGTGGCTTAGCACATAAGAATGCTGGCGAATTAAATAGAAGTAAGGAACTAATAGAAAAATTAAAAAAAGAGTTTCATGGAAAGACAATTGTTTCCTTATCTTCTAATTGTTCAGCCCATATGAAAGAGAACGGTTTGGACGTATATGATTTTCCAGAATTTATAATTAAATTTAATCTACCTTTACCGAAAGTAGAAATGAGGCTAACTATTCATGAACCTTGTCACGCTAATATTCTAGGGTTAAACAAGTATACGAGAGAAGTTCTTAATAAGATGGGAATTGAAATTAGTGAATCGGATGAACCTTCTTTTGAATGTGGAGCTGGTGGTGATTATTTCCTGTTTCATGAAGAAATTTCTGAGAAGGTAATGCAAGTAAAGAAAGAGAAGACTCTAAAAAGTGGAGTGAACACAGTAGTGTCTACAAATCCTAGTTGTTCATTAGCTTTTATTAAAATGGGACTTAAGCCAATCCATGTAGTAGACCTACTTTAA
- a CDS encoding SDR family NAD(P)-dependent oxidoreductase, with amino-acid sequence MRLKGRRVLIVGVSKGLGYALAYFLLKEGASVVINSRNEEKLKEIKKSLESIGEITYVIGDVSTLEKAREVVEKAGNFTDLVVTVGGYIEDTVEDLKGLDEMIVNHIKIPLYVVHSSLSKLKEGSTIVLVSAMRGIYTAYPTQLSYAVGKAGLAKEVEILASELLSRGIRVVGIAPSFIDGDFVPDRDWKKLRKLGDFKAPPEDFARVIVWLLTEEAEWVNGVIIPVDGGARLKL; translated from the coding sequence GTGAGACTAAAAGGAAGGCGCGTATTAATTGTTGGAGTGAGCAAAGGATTAGGCTATGCTCTTGCATACTTTCTACTTAAGGAGGGGGCGAGTGTTGTTATTAATTCTCGTAATGAAGAGAAACTAAAAGAGATAAAGAAGAGTCTAGAGAGTATAGGTGAGATAACTTATGTTATTGGAGATGTATCAACGCTAGAAAAGGCTAGGGAAGTTGTCGAAAAGGCTGGTAATTTTACTGACTTGGTTGTTACTGTTGGAGGTTATATAGAAGATACTGTAGAAGACTTAAAAGGTTTAGATGAGATGATAGTTAATCATATTAAAATACCTTTATATGTTGTGCATTCTTCCTTAAGCAAATTAAAAGAAGGTTCAACTATAGTCTTAGTCTCAGCAATGAGGGGTATTTATACAGCTTATCCTACACAGCTTTCATATGCTGTTGGAAAGGCAGGTTTAGCTAAAGAAGTTGAGATTTTAGCATCTGAATTATTAAGTAGAGGAATAAGAGTTGTGGGCATTGCTCCAAGTTTTATAGATGGAGACTTTGTACCAGATAGAGACTGGAAGAAATTGAGGAAGCTTGGTGATTTTAAGGCTCCTCCGGAAGACTTCGCTAGGGTTATTGTTTGGTTATTAACTGAAGAGGCTGAATGGGTTAATGGTGTTATTATACCTGTAGATGGCGGGGCTAGACTAAAATTATAA
- a CDS encoding FAD-linked oxidase C-terminal domain-containing protein, producing the protein MLKKLKEIVGDRWVITNDDKKLYGFDGLTAVKKEPEAVILPGNEEEVIEVIRELIYNKKKIIIRGSGTSLSGATVPIEEDEYIVSLSRLNKIYSQKGFEIEVGPGIVNAMVTKNAPSHLFYAPDPASFQVSSIGGNVSHDSGGIHVVKYGPTFNSVISLKVILPDGKVEEFYPTPYFNLSSLFIGAEGTLGAILRAKLRLFPKPLSKKTVIGIFNSIKDASKAIISVFENGVIPSALELMDRNAIRAIEKSRYRAGLPDAAAILLIELDGHNIQVNEEESRVKRAIKENEGEVVIPTDDSRFWNARKGAFPAMGTISPAYITLDCNVLRSNLPNVLEFISSVAEKYRVYIANVFHAGDGNLHPLISYDPDDFDSFVRAVKASDEIEKFVIEHGGVPSGEHGIGIEKIKYMNIYYNEKELEILKKIKNKFDPNNLFNPCKMFGGCEIKSKEVKVLWEWD; encoded by the coding sequence ATGCTAAAAAAGTTAAAAGAGATCGTTGGCGATAGATGGGTAATTACTAATGATGATAAAAAGTTATATGGATTTGATGGCCTAACCGCAGTTAAAAAAGAACCAGAAGCAGTTATATTACCTGGTAATGAAGAAGAGGTAATAGAAGTAATACGTGAACTTATATATAACAAAAAGAAGATTATAATTAGAGGTTCTGGTACGAGTTTAAGTGGTGCTACAGTTCCCATAGAAGAGGATGAATATATAGTTTCTCTTTCTAGGCTAAACAAAATTTATTCCCAAAAAGGGTTTGAGATAGAAGTAGGCCCAGGTATAGTTAACGCAATGGTAACAAAAAATGCACCATCTCATTTGTTTTATGCACCAGATCCTGCTAGTTTTCAGGTATCTAGTATTGGAGGAAATGTATCTCATGATTCTGGTGGTATTCATGTAGTGAAATATGGTCCCACGTTTAATAGCGTAATCTCGCTTAAAGTTATTCTACCAGATGGCAAAGTTGAAGAATTTTATCCAACTCCATATTTTAACTTATCTAGCTTATTCATAGGAGCTGAGGGAACTTTGGGTGCGATATTAAGAGCAAAATTGCGCTTATTCCCAAAGCCATTATCTAAGAAGACTGTAATTGGAATATTTAATAGTATAAAAGATGCAAGTAAAGCGATTATTAGCGTTTTTGAAAATGGTGTAATACCCTCCGCATTAGAATTAATGGATAGAAATGCTATAAGGGCTATAGAAAAAAGTAGATATAGAGCCGGACTTCCAGATGCAGCTGCAATACTTCTCATAGAATTAGATGGTCATAATATTCAAGTAAATGAGGAAGAGAGTAGAGTGAAGAGAGCAATAAAAGAGAATGAGGGAGAAGTAGTAATACCAACTGATGACTCTAGATTCTGGAATGCAAGAAAAGGAGCATTTCCAGCTATGGGAACTATTTCTCCGGCTTATATTACATTAGATTGTAATGTTTTAAGAAGTAATTTGCCTAATGTTTTAGAGTTTATATCAAGTGTTGCTGAAAAGTATAGAGTGTATATTGCTAACGTGTTTCACGCTGGTGATGGAAACTTACATCCCTTAATCTCTTATGATCCAGATGATTTTGATAGTTTTGTGAGAGCTGTAAAAGCTAGTGATGAGATCGAAAAGTTTGTAATAGAACATGGAGGAGTTCCATCAGGAGAACACGGTATTGGTATTGAAAAAATTAAATATATGAATATTTACTATAACGAAAAAGAATTGGAAATCCTGAAAAAGATTAAGAATAAGTTTGATCCAAATAATTTGTTCAATCCTTGTAAAATGTTTGGAGGATGTGAAATAAAAAGTAAAGAAGTTAAGGTGCTTTGGGAATGGGATTAG
- a CDS encoding NDP-sugar synthase, with the protein MVSAIVLAGGYATRLRPLSLTKPKALLPILDKPLLDYILDSLEIAGINDVYLSLRVMADKILSHIEGENRKVVPVIEKERLGDAGPLKLISQRYNLSDDVLVIYGDIYNELDIKSLLRFHGKEGCDATIVGKPVEDPRRYGVLITEGERLVQIIEKPKNPVSNLINAGIYVFKKKILEKIDGQSIAKNFLPKLLSDNTCIAVYKYDGLWMDIGVPSDYIRINLQLLSLKYPKGYINEEAKVSEKVNLIPPYYISSGVNISEDSFIFNSIIGKNTFIGNGVYIDQSILMEDVKVDSFSYIRDSILGDKDNLGKWVRLDSVILGDEVVIYDGVFVNRDTIILPYKEVNESVYDKGKIIL; encoded by the coding sequence ATGGTCTCAGCTATAGTATTAGCTGGAGGATATGCAACCAGATTAAGACCGTTAAGTCTCACAAAACCTAAAGCTCTTTTACCCATTTTGGATAAGCCTCTTTTAGATTATATTTTAGATTCATTAGAGATAGCTGGAATAAATGATGTGTATTTATCCCTTCGTGTAATGGCGGATAAAATTTTGTCTCATATCGAAGGAGAAAATAGAAAAGTAGTCCCAGTAATAGAGAAAGAGAGACTAGGAGACGCAGGACCGTTGAAATTGATTTCGCAAAGGTATAATTTATCTGATGATGTTCTTGTAATATATGGAGACATTTATAATGAATTGGATATAAAATCCTTGCTTAGATTTCACGGAAAAGAAGGTTGTGATGCGACTATAGTAGGAAAACCTGTAGAGGATCCTAGAAGATATGGTGTTTTAATAACAGAGGGGGAACGTTTGGTACAAATAATAGAAAAACCTAAGAATCCAGTATCTAATCTTATAAATGCAGGTATATATGTTTTTAAGAAAAAAATATTAGAAAAAATAGATGGACAAAGTATAGCTAAGAATTTCCTACCAAAACTTCTATCTGACAATACTTGTATAGCTGTTTATAAATATGATGGATTATGGATGGATATTGGAGTACCATCTGATTACATAAGAATAAATCTACAACTTTTATCCTTGAAATATCCTAAGGGATATATTAATGAAGAAGCAAAAGTAAGTGAAAAAGTTAACCTAATACCACCTTATTATATAAGTAGCGGCGTAAATATAAGTGAAGATTCATTCATATTTAATAGTATTATTGGTAAGAATACATTCATTGGTAATGGTGTTTATATAGACCAAAGTATATTAATGGAAGATGTTAAAGTCGACAGTTTTAGTTATATTAGAGATAGTATCTTAGGTGATAAAGATAATTTAGGAAAATGGGTTAGGTTAGATTCAGTTATTTTAGGTGATGAGGTAGTGATATATGATGGCGTGTTTGTAAATAGAGATACAATAATTTTGCCCTATAAAGAAGTTAATGAGTCTGTGTATGATAAGGGAAAAATAATACTGTGA
- a CDS encoding superoxide dismutase, with protein sequence MAIQIQFKKYELPPLPYKIDALEPYISKDIIDVHYNGHHKGYVNGANSFLERLEKIIRGEITSGQYDIQGLLRGLVFNINGHKLHALYWQNMAPAGKGGGKPGGALADLINKQYGSFDKFKQLFTEAANSLPGTGWTVLYYDTESGNLEIMTFENHFQNHIAELPIILILDEFEHAYYLQYKNKRADYVNAWWNLVNWDEADKKLQKYLNK encoded by the coding sequence ATGGCAATACAAATACAATTCAAAAAGTACGAGCTACCTCCATTACCCTACAAGATAGATGCATTAGAACCGTATATAAGTAAAGATATAATTGATGTACATTATAACGGACATCATAAAGGCTATGTAAATGGAGCAAACTCATTTTTAGAGAGACTAGAGAAGATAATTAGAGGCGAAATCACTTCCGGACAATACGATATACAGGGGTTATTAAGAGGATTAGTATTTAATATTAATGGACATAAGCTTCATGCACTATACTGGCAGAATATGGCTCCAGCTGGTAAGGGTGGTGGAAAACCTGGTGGTGCACTAGCAGACTTAATAAACAAGCAATATGGTAGTTTTGATAAATTTAAGCAGTTATTCACAGAAGCAGCTAATAGCTTACCAGGTACCGGTTGGACAGTCTTGTATTATGATACGGAGTCTGGTAATTTAGAAATTATGACATTTGAGAATCATTTCCAGAACCATATAGCTGAATTACCAATAATATTAATATTAGATGAATTTGAGCATGCATATTACTTACAATATAAGAATAAGAGAGCTGATTACGTGAATGCATGGTGGAATTTAGTAAATTGGGACGAAGCAGATAAAAAATTGCAGAAATATCTTAATAAGTAA
- a CDS encoding glycosyltransferase family 2 protein yields MPIEFLIPLPILADILLIYQIYKEVELRKINGDFNGFASVIIPIKGLDVNLEENVKSLLAQDYPHYEIIYVVDDYDDPSVSVLKKYSVKIIKSEDICSLCSGKIRAQLTGLRYASGDIIVFADSDTWYPSYWLKELVKPLSNFVATTVFSWPKPYRLTLRNFIRAGFWTFGFESQAVGGTFLWGGSMAFRKDFFDKYVIEELSKNWCDDCTLTRIAKERGNIGFIIAAIPLNIFDERNLIKWSERQMITVYMYSRRGFYAFILLSVFMLVFLILSFFSPIYTTPLILWVFKNIIRGYRTSYYILPAIASIFAIFYALILAPFALRQKYIFWRGNTYKV; encoded by the coding sequence ATGCCAATAGAATTTTTGATTCCATTACCGATTCTAGCAGATATACTATTAATATATCAAATATACAAAGAAGTTGAGCTAAGGAAAATTAACGGTGACTTTAATGGATTTGCATCAGTGATTATACCGATCAAAGGGTTAGACGTTAATCTTGAAGAAAATGTAAAATCCCTCTTAGCTCAGGATTATCCCCATTACGAAATTATATATGTGGTTGATGACTATGATGATCCTTCAGTATCTGTTCTTAAAAAATATAGTGTGAAAATAATAAAGAGTGAGGATATATGTAGTTTATGTAGTGGAAAAATAAGGGCACAATTAACTGGCCTTAGATATGCTTCAGGTGATATCATAGTATTCGCTGATTCAGATACATGGTATCCAAGCTATTGGCTTAAGGAACTTGTGAAGCCTTTATCTAACTTTGTAGCTACAACAGTTTTCTCATGGCCTAAACCATATAGACTAACTTTAAGAAATTTCATAAGGGCCGGGTTTTGGACTTTTGGCTTTGAGTCACAAGCTGTAGGAGGCACATTTCTTTGGGGAGGCAGTATGGCGTTCAGAAAAGATTTCTTCGATAAATATGTTATTGAAGAGCTCAGCAAGAACTGGTGTGACGATTGTACTTTGACAAGAATTGCAAAGGAGAGAGGAAATATAGGATTTATAATTGCTGCTATTCCGCTCAATATATTTGATGAGAGAAATTTAATAAAATGGTCAGAGCGTCAGATGATAACTGTATATATGTATTCAAGAAGAGGGTTCTACGCATTTATCCTTCTCTCTGTTTTCATGCTAGTTTTTCTTATTTTATCTTTTTTCTCCCCTATCTATACTACCCCTTTAATACTATGGGTTTTTAAGAATATTATAAGAGGTTATCGTACTAGCTATTATATTCTTCCTGCAATAGCATCTATATTTGCTATTTTCTATGCTCTTATTCTTGCTCCTTTTGCGTTAAGACAAAAATATATATTTTGGCGAGGAAATACATATAAAGTGTGA
- a CDS encoding LPXTG cell wall anchor domain-containing protein encodes MKKLLLLVLISIALFTIVTNSYTLKIIVRGPVEVLVITNSSSIFLHNSTLLTFNRSVIISVSPLNPGYYVEINGTKYTEYTRAINSSETLNITAIPEFVKVSLNLSGSGKIRLTFSNGSSIIVNKSTEFYALNNSLLYIYSSKTMFINNVTTNFYILALNNNITLNITFLNNKSSSAGNVSNSQGFIGIGLGLIALSFYLFFKKRQQ; translated from the coding sequence GTGAAGAAACTTCTGCTACTTGTTTTAATATCTATAGCATTATTTACTATTGTAACTAATAGTTATACTCTAAAGATAATTGTTAGAGGACCCGTAGAAGTTTTAGTAATTACTAATAGCTCATCGATTTTTCTACATAATTCTACTCTCTTAACTTTTAATAGAAGCGTTATAATTTCAGTTTCTCCGTTAAATCCAGGTTACTATGTAGAGATAAACGGTACTAAGTACACTGAATACACTAGAGCTATAAATAGTTCTGAAACACTTAATATTACAGCAATTCCGGAATTTGTAAAGGTTTCTTTAAATCTTAGTGGATCTGGGAAGATTAGATTGACTTTTAGTAATGGATCTTCAATTATAGTGAATAAGTCAACAGAGTTTTATGCTTTAAATAATTCTCTTCTTTATATTTATTCATCAAAAACTATGTTTATTAACAATGTTACTACAAATTTTTATATTCTAGCTTTAAATAATAACATAACATTAAATATAACTTTTCTTAATAATAAAAGCTCTAGTGCAGGTAACGTATCTAATTCTCAGGGATTTATTGGTATAGGACTTGGTTTAATAGCTCTATCGTTCTATCTATTTTTTAAGAAGAGGCAACAGTAA
- a CDS encoding thioredoxin domain-containing protein has protein sequence MNRLKESKSAFLLQAVNSPINWYPWGEEAFERAKREDKPVLVDVGASWCHWCHVMDEETYNDPEVVKIINENFIAIKVDRDELPDLDRELQNLVSTITGESGWPLTVFMTPDKKVFFGGTYFPPEDRYGRIGFKRLLREILRVWKEDRQKILEVVKATSSLKVQFNIMTPEWEVVENSISSIVSVYDFENGGLQGEMKFPHPTVDELLLGFSFYSGSDTERKLSLFTLKKMFYGGIFDQVGGGFHRYTVDNEWYVPHFEKLLIDNAELLLDYLQAYQLTQDIDILDCLRLTYNFLVRDMKTEVGFANSLDADSEGIEGYYYTWSENEFFDALKGEDIDFWSKFFNLKLGKEVEGRKVLRRTIDSRDLAKYYSVEKLTEIRNRLLEYREKSRKKPFRDENLYTYPNSRVAEALLYAYPILKVGLNEALEIVNKLSKNVTRRLEGGKEGLLEDYASSTLALIAAYEVTGNDKYKDLALSLSQALRDKEGYVLDSPNESPESLRMKALIKLSQITEEKIDVKIYESSPAFTSGVLFSVMSFLKGIAHIVIVDEKDSKAEELHNTALTLYYPMKVVELIDDSKKDYLPSYMRSMINYNKGVSRAFVCIRNKCSMPIISRDKLKTYLGGIR, from the coding sequence ATGAATAGGTTAAAAGAAAGTAAAAGTGCATTTCTTTTACAAGCTGTCAATAGCCCTATTAATTGGTATCCTTGGGGAGAGGAAGCTTTTGAAAGGGCTAAAAGGGAAGATAAACCAGTACTCGTTGATGTAGGTGCTTCTTGGTGTCACTGGTGTCATGTAATGGACGAGGAAACTTATAACGATCCAGAAGTAGTGAAAATAATAAATGAAAATTTTATTGCGATAAAAGTAGATAGGGACGAACTTCCTGATTTAGATAGAGAGCTACAAAATCTAGTAAGCACAATCACTGGAGAATCTGGTTGGCCATTGACAGTATTTATGACACCAGATAAAAAAGTATTTTTCGGAGGAACTTATTTTCCTCCAGAAGATAGATACGGAAGAATAGGCTTTAAGAGGCTTCTAAGAGAAATTCTAAGAGTATGGAAAGAAGATAGACAAAAAATATTAGAAGTTGTTAAGGCCACTTCATCTTTGAAAGTGCAATTTAATATTATGACTCCAGAATGGGAAGTGGTGGAAAATTCTATCTCAAGCATTGTCTCTGTTTATGATTTTGAGAATGGCGGGCTTCAAGGAGAAATGAAATTTCCACACCCTACAGTAGATGAGCTTTTACTAGGTTTCTCTTTTTATTCTGGCAGTGATACGGAAAGAAAACTTTCTCTCTTTACTTTAAAGAAAATGTTTTATGGAGGAATATTTGACCAAGTTGGTGGTGGTTTTCACAGATATACAGTGGATAATGAATGGTATGTTCCTCACTTCGAGAAATTACTTATAGATAACGCTGAACTTTTATTAGACTATTTACAAGCGTATCAACTTACACAAGATATAGATATACTTGACTGTTTAAGGCTTACCTACAATTTTCTCGTTAGAGATATGAAAACTGAAGTGGGTTTTGCGAATAGTCTCGACGCTGATTCTGAAGGTATAGAGGGGTATTATTATACGTGGAGTGAAAATGAGTTTTTTGATGCTTTAAAGGGTGAAGACATCGATTTTTGGTCAAAATTCTTTAATCTGAAACTAGGTAAAGAAGTTGAGGGAAGAAAAGTCTTAAGGAGGACTATAGACTCCAGAGACCTTGCAAAATATTATTCAGTGGAAAAGTTAACCGAAATAAGGAATAGACTTCTAGAGTATAGAGAGAAGAGTAGGAAAAAGCCATTTAGGGATGAGAATTTATATACTTATCCCAATTCTAGGGTAGCAGAAGCTTTACTATATGCATATCCAATATTAAAAGTTGGATTAAATGAGGCATTAGAAATTGTAAATAAATTAAGTAAGAACGTTACAAGAAGACTTGAAGGAGGCAAAGAAGGATTACTGGAAGACTACGCATCATCTACCTTAGCACTAATAGCTGCTTATGAGGTAACTGGAAATGATAAGTATAAAGATTTAGCTTTATCCCTTTCACAAGCACTACGAGATAAAGAGGGTTATGTGCTTGATTCTCCTAATGAGTCACCAGAATCATTAAGGATGAAAGCCCTAATTAAGCTCTCTCAAATAACAGAGGAAAAGATAGACGTAAAAATTTACGAAAGTTCACCTGCTTTTACTTCTGGTGTTTTGTTTAGTGTAATGAGCTTTCTTAAAGGAATAGCTCATATAGTCATTGTAGATGAAAAAGACAGTAAAGCTGAAGAGTTACATAATACAGCGTTAACCTTATATTATCCAATGAAGGTTGTAGAATTAATAGATGATTCAAAGAAAGATTATCTTCCCTCATATATGCGTTCTATGATAAATTATAATAAAGGAGTAAGTAGAGCCTTTGTATGTATAAGAAATAAGTGTAGTATGCCTATAATATCTAGGGATAAATTAAAAACATACCTAGGTGGGATAAGGTGA
- a CDS encoding ParA family protein, with the protein MIVTVINQKGGVGKTTTSVNLAYTFSKIKNNVALMDLDPEGGATISFGMKRDKKELKLGEKSVNIFNVEVFPSHIGLLQLELNGDIETIVNDLKKLSNSYDVLVIDTPPNLGTLSVSAMIAADKIISPITPQPLSIEAARNLDSRLTTLKKQAIAFTNMSKRAVKIEFSSVKSVEISIPPSKLFYEASRLGVPAVRYEEFRVKKLKFSPIFEELAKLVLES; encoded by the coding sequence ATGATAGTTACAGTTATTAATCAAAAAGGTGGTGTCGGAAAAACTACAACATCAGTCAACTTAGCTTATACGTTTAGTAAAATAAAAAATAACGTAGCTTTAATGGACCTGGACCCGGAGGGAGGAGCAACAATATCTTTTGGTATGAAGAGAGATAAGAAAGAACTTAAACTTGGAGAAAAAAGTGTAAATATATTTAACGTCGAGGTTTTTCCTTCTCATATCGGTTTACTTCAACTAGAACTAAATGGTGATATTGAAACTATAGTGAATGATTTAAAAAAATTATCGAATTCTTATGACGTCTTAGTTATAGATACGCCCCCAAATTTAGGTACGCTTTCAGTTTCAGCAATGATAGCTGCTGATAAGATTATTTCCCCAATAACTCCACAACCCTTATCAATAGAGGCCGCTAGGAATCTAGACTCTAGACTTACTACTCTGAAAAAGCAAGCCATAGCTTTTACTAATATGTCAAAGAGAGCTGTAAAGATTGAATTCTCGTCTGTGAAGAGTGTAGAGATTTCTATTCCTCCCTCTAAACTCTTTTATGAAGCCTCTAGACTCGGAGTTCCAGCAGTCAGATATGAAGAGTTTAGAGTCAAGAAACTAAAATTCTCACCAATTTTTGAAGAATTAGCTAAACTGGTGTTAGAAAGTTGA